A DNA window from Streptomyces sp. B21-083 contains the following coding sequences:
- a CDS encoding phosphatase, which translates to MPIPGIPSRAELVDHLVRTRIAGDVATPRENNLSHYRKLANGERHYWLGLELGDRWSDEQDVLAVMAERVGVSDDPEHRYGQDTIDPELTIAGLERLAARLRKAADGQQRVLFATGHPGGLLDVHRATAEALRAAGCEIVVIPDGLTTDEGYVFQFADVAVLEHGASLWHTHSGEPMRAILTGLEREGRPLPDLVVADHGWAGYAGQHGIDSVGYADCNDPALFLAEAEGTLQVAVPLDDHVTSPRFYDPLTAFLLNEAELISE; encoded by the coding sequence ATGCCGATACCCGGGATTCCCAGCCGCGCCGAGCTTGTCGATCACCTCGTCAGAACCCGCATCGCGGGCGATGTCGCCACGCCCCGCGAGAACAACCTCTCCCACTACCGCAAGCTGGCGAACGGCGAACGGCACTACTGGCTCGGGCTGGAGCTGGGTGACCGCTGGAGCGACGAGCAGGACGTGCTCGCGGTGATGGCCGAGCGGGTCGGCGTGAGCGACGATCCCGAACACCGGTACGGCCAGGACACCATCGACCCCGAACTGACCATCGCCGGGCTGGAGCGCCTGGCGGCCCGGCTGCGCAAGGCGGCCGACGGGCAGCAGCGGGTGCTGTTCGCGACCGGTCACCCGGGCGGTCTGCTCGACGTGCACCGTGCCACGGCCGAGGCACTGCGGGCCGCCGGCTGCGAGATCGTCGTCATCCCGGACGGTCTGACGACGGACGAGGGGTACGTGTTCCAGTTCGCGGACGTGGCGGTGCTGGAGCACGGAGCCTCGCTGTGGCACACACACTCCGGTGAGCCGATGCGCGCGATCCTGACGGGCCTGGAGCGCGAGGGCCGCCCGCTGCCCGACCTGGTCGTCGCCGACCACGGCTGGGCGGGGTACGCGGGACAGCACGGCATCGACTCCGTCGGTTACGCCGACTGCAACGACCCGGCGCTGTTCCTGGCCGAGGCGGAGGGCACCCTCCAGGTGGCCGTTCCGCTCGACGACCATGTGACGAGCCCGCGCTTCTACGACCCGCTGACGGCGTTCCTGCTGAACGAGGCCGAACTGATCAGCGAGTAG